From a single Candidatus Delongbacteria bacterium genomic region:
- a CDS encoding PilZ domain-containing protein gives MTFLQQISWHFRDSMEGSAIMMVTVILLLLLSPAFIKMAKDRLALQRRNSTFMDQLAHTELSMAERKMVVRAIHEISPGNPEALLQDPRIFNRWVDGMPEIAQPSAALIEQLSHIRRVLYSDVYVVPPLRSTRDFQPNLFVNICLARGANVLQPSVLVELDDGQLTFRLTRKDSSYSYRPGDRLLLHVPHPEAMYIAPVSVISVSSDQRQITVSHAQAREFQVRQYREFWRVDLDMSIRFHVITRDGDPDPAHPGHHDGHILNLSGGGAALVCARELPRGVHLRFPLYLADRVLNPVVARVIESQNLPGEKCKAHLMFAGISPEERDQIIRSLFQWQRERLQQDLDLKHGNDLT, from the coding sequence TGTCGCCGGCCTTCATCAAGATGGCCAAGGACCGCCTGGCCCTCCAGCGCCGCAACAGCACCTTCATGGATCAGCTGGCCCATACCGAGCTGAGCATGGCCGAACGCAAGATGGTGGTGCGGGCGATCCACGAGATCAGCCCGGGGAATCCCGAAGCCCTGCTTCAGGATCCGCGGATCTTCAATCGCTGGGTCGACGGCATGCCCGAGATCGCCCAGCCGTCCGCCGCACTGATCGAGCAACTGTCCCACATCCGCCGGGTGCTTTACAGCGATGTATATGTAGTACCGCCGCTGCGCAGCACGCGCGACTTCCAGCCCAATCTGTTCGTCAACATCTGCCTGGCGCGCGGCGCCAATGTGCTGCAGCCTTCGGTGCTGGTGGAGCTGGACGATGGGCAGCTGACCTTCCGGCTGACCCGCAAGGATTCAAGCTATTCCTATCGGCCCGGCGATCGCCTGTTGCTGCACGTGCCCCATCCCGAGGCGATGTACATCGCGCCGGTGTCGGTGATTTCCGTCAGCAGCGACCAGCGTCAGATCACCGTGAGCCATGCGCAGGCCCGTGAATTCCAGGTCCGACAGTACCGCGAGTTCTGGCGTGTGGATCTGGACATGTCGATCCGCTTTCATGTGATCACGCGCGATGGCGATCCCGATCCGGCCCATCCGGGACACCATGATGGACACATCCTGAACCTCTCGGGGGGCGGAGCCGCTCTGGTCTGTGCGCGTGAATTGCCTCGGGGAGTCCATCTGCGATTCCCGCTTTATCTGGCGGACAGGGTGCTGAATCCTGTGGTGGCCCGGGTGATCGAAAGCCAGAACCTGCCCGGGGAGAAGTGCAAGGCGCACCTGATGTTCGCTGGCATCTCACCCGAAGAACGTGACCAGATCATCCGCTCACTCTTCCAGTGGCAACGTGAACGGCTCCAGCAGGACCTGGACCTGAAGCACGGAAACGACCTGACCTGA